In Vespula pensylvanica isolate Volc-1 chromosome 7, ASM1446617v1, whole genome shotgun sequence, the genomic window tcttttttttctttttaatcattatcataatatatagcagcagcagcaacgtgtacgtgtgtgtgtatgtatgtatgtatgtgtctcaTCTTGTAATGTAACGTATAgtttcttgtattttcttctttttcatcttcatttaCATGATATCACAATAGtatgcacgtacatacgtctatatactaaattaatatatactctAGGCAAAGTTTATCTCTTccaccctctccctctttttctctctatctctatctctctcgttcttccaTATCTCACAATAATGTCGCTTCACGCTGCTCTTGCATATAACAcccgaaaatatataataataataattatattaataataataatagtaataatattaataatattaataataataatattaataagccGGTTTTGTGTTTCTTTAGTTATATAACACGTTTAGTGAGGATTTTGTGCTTCAgcccctcttcttctttccttttgttgtTTTCATTATTCGACATTTTGTTTTGAACATCGAACAgccatatttgtttttatctatttatttacttttttatttaattcttttttaatattcgttcCGGCTAATATATtacgcatgtatgtatttgtttcaatgtattttttattccctctctctctttctatatatagatatacgtatacacagacacacatgtatatataaatacagaaagaaagattttactAAATATCGCATGTGTCATCACATAGTGCGTTTCGTAACTAGTGCACAGAGAAACTACTATACTGATAATATCCTttcaaatagaattaatttttttgttttttatccaGAGTTTTCGCCCCTTATacacattctttttatttcttttttattcgtacgttGCTTTAGATTACATTGTTTTCTTGTGTTATTTgctttagtttagtttagttaGTTTCGTTTCtggattttgtttctttgtttttttctttaatacatatacatatatttttcttttgaatcatACACACTCTTGATCGATACGGCCGTTCAGTCTTACGAAGTTCGAACGTACACATGTATGTTATGTTAACCTTGAAAGATTTCTATGTTGCTCTTCGTCGGAaggtttaataataatatacatagagCTGGGCTTGTAGTTACAGTGGGGGGAGGGAAGGAAGGGAAGATAGGTTCAGAGGAAAGTGGGGATACGCGGAGAGTGGGGGTTGAGGGTAGATTCTAAGGAAACAGACGACCACGAAACTTCCAACGATTTAGTCGTCGTGCTTCTCTCTCCTCGCGCACATCGTCTACCGACAAAAagattttcgttttatacttttcgattctcttcattgtcttttccttctttttatttctttctgttttcttttaaaatttgcTTTCGGTTCGGTtgtcctgttttttttttttttttttttttttaaactttcccGACGCAACACGACAATATCACGcgctattttatttcttttttttttctctttttttttttagaaaatacactcgtaagaataagaagattgACAAAATCGTATAATCGTATAGAAACAACTCGAtgcttgttttctctctttctcgctctctcttctttcgttcgtaatttttttgttctttgttctttttagtAGCAAGTTTACAAACAGTTTTggataactattattattagtagttAGTTTTACAAGGTTCGAAGAAACGTTTCGATAAGTCCGTGTTTTAACACGATCGTCGaattggtttttttctttttttcttattttctttcctcttatttttctttttttttcctttgttttcgatatatataaaaagatgaacATTTTAGTGGCATACACACGTTGGAGACATTAATCCGGAAAGATTTATAATAGCAgcacttttcttcctttccttttcttttcttttcttttcttttcgtttcatttgatTTCCGAGTTTTAACTTAAACGATACGTCGTAACAGAATTGATAAACCTAACGTTGTTGCtgtcgtttgtttgttttgtgtCGATAGCTGCGCTTACTCTTACATTTTTCGATGCgagtttcgatttttattgttacttCGTTTCGGAAGGTAATCATCAAAAGAAggcattaaatattatcgttttcTCGCAGAAgcttttctcgaatttttacCGATCAAATTGTTTTCCTACCTTCCCTCTTAATTCCTCAATCTCTATCCTTAGAACAGTCTCGAAACGATagttcttaatttttttttttctacactcATCTTATTCCTTCGTTCGCGTGATATTgttccttcctctttcgttgATTTGCGACAAAAAATTCTCTTGCGAAAGTCTACTCTAAGAAACTTAgttggaataaaagaaaacataaacaAATACAATGTCAAACGTAAAATTcgtagaataataaataaggtAATCATTGTTACTTAAAGATTTACTACGTAGGTAATTATTGAAGGACAAACGAAGACAATTCACTTGTTTATATGTATCAAATGATAACGATGAGATTCCTTTTCTCCGAAGacaataaattatcaaaaacggaataaaataaaaatgagaaaaaacgataagaaaggagaacaaaaaaattattcttcaaGGTAATTGtcaaatacaaatgaaaaCAAAGTAATATTCATCAAAATCTTATAGTCTTGAAATTTTTGTCGCAAACGAAATTCCGATTTGATAgaagtatttctctctttctctattacgTTAGGTTCTGGTATTACATTAACGTACCTTTTCTAACAATAATAGCTAATGTGTTGACCGAGCCTAAGGTACATATATAGCAGCGATGCgatcattttataaacaatCAGTATCGACAACAACGTTCGCAAGATAGGAGAGACAGTAAGCTCGGATAATCCTGAGGCGTTCTTATTATCATCGTGGTTTTGCGCGAAGAAGAGCATCGAACTgagtagatatatctatatataatatacacacgcacgctcacacatacacagatatatatgtaagtatttataatattatattaattataattattatatatatatacatatacagcatgatatttattatattaatatcgatataatatatatatatacatatatatatatgtatacatatatagtatgtattatgtatgtatgtatgtatgtaagtatgtgtaCATATTAACGATCATTTATCGGTATGGAAGTGTGAGGTCGCATTGATTCGCACGAATTGATTGCGTGTGTTTCTCAACGATATGCAACAGCAAACGCTCCGGTAATTTGTACATAGTTCGTACAACcagagatagacaaagagagcGAAGCGAGGCACAGGTATAATGTTTGCGTGTGTACGTTTTTCTGTgtttcgtgtatatatatttacacacacatacacgaaatatatatatatataatatatatatatatatatgtatatatttctctttaatctttttattacattatacagTTTTAAACACACGAACACAGATTAACCATTTACTGACTCGATTCGAGCTCTTTtacattcgatatattttttattttttattttgctttataTTCGTTACacagcctctctctctttctctctctctctctctttcacttacttttaatataacgTTACTTATCAGATCCTACATCTtaaacatcatcatcatcatcatcatcattatcatcatcatttttatgattagtttcatcatcattttcaGATCACGATCAATTTTATGcataacatacatacgtgagAGTTTTCTATAACGCATTCGTGTATCGGTAGTTCCCGTTTTTACGAATGAATTTAttccaatctctctctctctctctctctttctctctctctctttctcacactctttgtctctttctgtctctcttttttttttattcattcattcattcatcaaCTATTTTACTTGCATAAAGTGAGAGAACTGACATCTCTCATAGATGCAATATAATAGACATGACATCTTCTATTTTtgacaatttaatttttcccatcgaaaaatttcataaaaataataataataataataataataataataataataataataataataataataataatgataataataagtatagtaagtataataataataagaagaataagaatcagaattagaataagaataagaataagaacaataataataatgatgacgatgacgacgttaaaaataaagaatagatttttgtttttttggaTATAGGTTATATTActtaaaaacagaaaaaaaaaacaaagagaagaaaaaccaattttgtttttataggtgaaaaattcatttaacaCAAGAATTCGTCAAGCGGGAACtacctgtatatatgtatgtgtttctCACAAACtgcgttttctttttgtgtatctgtgtgtctTCGATTAtatgcaatttttcttttttttttttttatatttttgttttatttcgtttagtttcgttttattattattacgagcTAACGGCTACGTAGCAGTGTTCCTCTGCAATGTTACCTAGTGGTAAAATCAATACAATAACATATGATGTATTTACATTAACTATCTACATTATCTACACATCAACAAACGGTTAGATTTAGTTGTAGTGAGTTGTTtcattatcgttttataatattttagtttTATCCACGTTTgctgctctttttctttttttatattttcaggaatatatatatatatatatatgtatgtatgtatgtatgtatatatatctcctttttctatcataccattctttttttattccttcgtatttcttttttgtcgtttcgtttcttttaaatatctatcatcatcatcatcatcatcatcatcatcatcatcataatcatccaTCTAAATCATTCGCACTAGTCTCGCACTCTCTCACTTTCGTTCACACGATTATATCGTCGCTTAATAATGGCGTCACAATctcttggaaaaaaagaaaaaagaaaagaacgtctCATAATTTCGCGACTAGTTCGAAACAAGTTATCATTGTACAAAAATGCGATCGTCGTGTTCCTTCGACTTCtctatttgattttttcaatTCGCAATGTGACGATCGTTCGCAAgagtgtaataataataataataataataataataataataataataataataataatataataataataatagtaataaaaaaaaagtagaagaaaaaaaaaacaacacacgtacacgcaaaatgaaataaatacgcaaacttagaaaaaaggaaaaaaaaaacaggacaattaacgttaataataataatcataatcataatattaatagtaataatataataatagtaataatattaataataaaataaccgATAGCTACACAGTCCGTGATTTAAAAGACTCTGGCGCTACGTTTCCGAGAATTCGTGagcctcttttcttttatgtttttctctttcaaaacctcttcattttcttaattctCTACTACCATCATCGCCATTATCTTTTGGCAGctctaaaataaaatctgtatatctttcttatctctcttattattcttattacaaTGGATCTACGTGGATCCTTCGACCTTTCAAAGACACGCGGATTTCTTGATCCATATTTCCTttctgctctttctctctcttttttcttatatacttgtttgttaattattattattattagtattgatttttttctttaaaataccCTTAACTGTGTATTTGCGTTAACGACAatcaaagattattaatattttaatctcttCGGGCAAAAGTGTGGTCTCTTTGTTATTtctgttattgttgttgtgttGTTGGTTGGTAGTATTggtgtttattttattttacttttttgttgcTTCCCATCAAATGATTAATTCTTCATGTCTTCGTCGTGTCCTCCTCTTTATGATCCCTCCCTTAGAGATTTGGATATCACTGATGGAGAAAGGTATTCGGATTCAGGTTAAATTAGGCTGCGGTATGGGGGGCGAGGTAGCAGATGAATAATATGAGGCCGAATCCTATATAAACGCCCAACATTCCAAAGTCTTAACTACGAAGTCTTCATGTGGCGCCAATGGTTCATTCCCATACGTGCTACATGATTGTGTCCTTCCTTGATAGAGATCACCGTCCAGCCAGAGCCCAAATTTACCActacaaataatattcaatgtcAATTTTTgtcagtttctttctttcatttttttttttttgtttagatcTGTCgatataagaatttatatataaggtgaatatataggtgtatataaatatttataaatatatttatgtaataaatataatgtgtaattgtattatatttatgtgatatgtatatatacatatatacatacaattacatattaattatattataatttttttattataattgttacattataatataattatatattaatcctatatatatatatatgtgtgcgcgtATTGACAGTAGcaattatatagttatatatagtatatatatttttatttaagcaTAAGAAGACTTACTCTCCGGCACCTATGGCAAGGCTCTCATTGTTGCCTTTGATGAAGTAAAGATTGTCACCGGTCCAATTGAAAGCTTGGAACCTTGGTGTAAACCTAAAGAGTAAAGACTCTCCTGTACCATAAAAGTGATCGCTCACGTGTAGAGCACAAGAAGTCAATGCTCCAAACACCTGCAacatcaattattattacctgttgtgtttgtataatatatatacataaaaatatgagAACAAAGAAGATTCAACTTTTAACAGATGTAATATTAACTCTAATCAAAGAGTTCAATATCTATGCGTGTGTAAGCGATCaccttttataaatttcatttatttaatacgtttCATAAttcgaattaaagaaaaaatagaaagaaaaatatgatacggtaaaaaatatataaatatatctcgcaccaacaaaaatatataatttttcatcacTTTTGAAATAATCACAATTACTAATAAGAaacttaatttcattttttgttgaTCCAGTCAGATTTTTTGAaacttatttgtttattattaaaaggaaaaaataataataaataaaataagaaattaaaaagaaaattaaaaaaaaaaaaataaataaataaagaatagaaattagATAATACTTACGTTACCCTCGGTGTCCTCGATAACAAGCAGAATCGGGCTTTCAATTTTGCCCATTTTTCTGTACATACTGTTTAGACTAAAGCCATGTTGGCTCGTACTAAATACCAACGTCCAAAGGTAGCCTTCCGCTCTCGCTGGTAAATGTCTGCATAAGTGTTCTCTGTGTTCGTCGCTGAGAATCTCCGTCGTACCAACAAGATCCGGTACAATTATGTCATTGTCCAAGGAGACTGCGCTATTCGCATATAGAGCTCTTCTAAGCTCCTCGCTCATAGACAACACCTATacgaaattagaaataaatcatttatagaTATTCACGTAAAGAGGCACAAAGAATGTAAAAACATGGATGATAAAGCACATCGTgcttttattatgaaaaattgataacacgaaaaaagaaacgattggaATCAGTTTTATCGAGCACATTgtcgaattttcatttattcgttttttttatttatattcgtataaaaataattaatgaaaatgtcaaaatgaaattttcaatttgatcAAAT contains:
- the LOC122630527 gene encoding TLD domain-containing protein 2 isoform X15; this encodes MYNTELKMSWMLSTVGGFVDAIYNNHVKDTVRRTMPFIYNRVDDLYRFIHAWVPNLYGELDENYWRERGYILSDTDTDLSPELTPQESGESGESTEEGKARNQDGDEISELTRESWELIKAPYVKLYTILKTSSTSADSEQVQDPEVLSMSEELRRALYANSAVSLDNDIIVPDLVGTTEILSDEHREHLCRHLPARAEGYLWTLVFSTSQHGFSLNSMYRKMGKIESPILLVIEDTEGNVFGALTSCALHVSDHFYGTGESLLFRFTPRFQAFNWTGDNLYFIKGNNESLAIGAGDGKFGLWLDGDLYQGRTQSCSTYGNEPLAPHEDFVVKTLECWAFI
- the LOC122630527 gene encoding TLD domain-containing protein 2 isoform X16, translating into MPKPKIPNPIAKISKFLKQKTKVLSMSEELRRALYANSAVSLDNDIIVPDLVGTTEILSDEHREHLCRHLPARAEGYLWTLVFSTSQHGFSLNSMYRKMGKIESPILLVIEDTEGNVFGALTSCALHVSDHFYGTGESLLFRFTPRFQAFNWTGDNLYFIKGNNESLAIGAGDGKFGLWLDGDLYQGRTQSCSTYGNEPLAPHEDFVVKTLECWAFI